Below is a window of Pseudodesulfovibrio sp. 5S69 DNA.
GATCGTTGAGCACGTCCAGGCTCTCGGGACCCTGCACGTCGATCTTGCCGGTCTCGTCGCTGATGTCCGTGAAGGACAGGCCCCCGGGCAGGTTGGCCGCGATGTGGTCGAAGTCCTTTTGGCGGCAAGCGCCGTTGACCACGAGCATATATTCGTCCTCGGCCAAGCAATAGATGATCAGATCGTCGTTGATGCCGCCCGATGCGTTGAGCAGGAAGCCGTAGCGGCATTTTCCGGAGCCCAGCGTGTCCAGGTCGTGGCTGACGATCTTGTTCAAGCCGTCCTTGGCGCCCTGCCCGGAGAGCCTGAACTCGCCCATGTGGCATATGTCGAAAATGCCCGCCTTTTCGCGAGTGTGCTTGTGTTCGATGATGATGCCCTTGTACTGCACCGGCATGTCGAAGCCTGCGAACGGGGCCATCTTGGCGCCGTTTTCCCGGTGCCACTGGGTGAGCGGGGTGGTTTCAAGGTTTTCCAATGTATGCTCCTTGCGGTAGTTGCTATTGTCCTGAACCGGCCTGGCTCGACACGCGGGATTTCCGGATGGACCGGAACTCGTCGAGCAGCATGACCAGTTGTTGGTACAGTTTCTTGATGTCCCGCCCGTAGGGCGAGAGGTCCTTGTCGTCCTGCTGCACGTACTTGCGCAGCAGATAGGCGTCGGACACCACGTCGTTGCCGATGATCAGGATTTTGACCACGAGCTTGTCGAAATAGTTGACGATCTCGAATTTGAGATCGTTCAAAATCTCGGTCATCAGCTCCAGCATGCGCTTGTACGAAATGGCCTCGCCTTTGTACTTGCGATAGCGCAAATCTTCAAGCACCCGGATCTTCCTCGCCTGCTGAATCTGTCCGTACCGGGACCAGACCTCCTGGTGCAGGTCGTGCAGCTCGTTGAAAATCTTGTAGTTGTCCGGGGCCAGGAGATAGGCGTCAAGGACGCGGACCAGTTGGGCATAGTAGTCGTCCGAGTAGTCCACGATGCGGTGCATATGTTTGGAAAGCCAGACGTAGAGCACCTTGAGCCGATTTTCGTGGGTCTCGGTGTTGTCGATCAACTCCTGGCGTTTGTAGTTCACCGGGATGCGGTACTCGCCGCGCACGATGTCGTTCAGGCGCAGGAGCATGTTGCGCACGTTCTGGATGATGTTCATGCTCTCGATGATTCGCCCGGTGATGGGGTGGATGATCTCCTGCTTGAGCACGGACAGGGCGCGGTCCTCGCGAACGTTACGGGGATTGTAGTCGTGCTGCTGGTAGGAGACTCGGAGGATGACCACGCGCTTTTTGCGGTCGATGAAGAACCCCTGGTCCTTGAGGACCTCGCAGAGTTCCTTCTGGTTCTCGTTGACCTGGGTGAGGGCGATCTTCTCCACCTTGGGGTATTTGATGGACCGCCTGGGGGTGCCCTTGGGCGGCGACATCAGGGTGGTGATGGTCCGGTCGCTCTGGCCGAGCACGCGGACGATGAACCGTTCGTGCTGGCGCAGCAGGCGGATGGCGAACATGGCCGAGGAGGTGCGCCGCTCGGACACGATGGGGAAGCCGTACAACTCCATCATGAACTGGTACACGAACAGGCGGTTGCATTCGTAGAGCAGGTTGTTGCCCGGTTTGAATTTGCCGATCTTGAGCCCGAACTGCTTGAGTTCGCTGTCCAGGTTGGAGGGCAGGGAGGCGTATACGCCCTGAAGCGTGAACTCGCCGGCCGAGTTCAGGGCCAGGACGTGCGCCCGCTCAAGTTGCAGCAGAAAGGGGAGTATCCGGTCGTAGTCCTGGATGGTGCAGATGTCGCAGGACCCGAATTGGTTCAGGAATTCCTGATGGTATCGTTTGGGAAGACGGCTCAGAAAGGTACGGATGTTGGTGCCCCGGACGTTGTCCTCCACCGTGCAGGAGTCCTGAACCTGCATCTCCTCCCAGTCCGAGGGCGAATGCAGGGCGTCGAACTGGAATATCTCCTGAAAGGAGTTGAGCTGCCGTTCGAAGGCGACCATGGAGAAACCAGGCAGGTTCTTGTGCTCGTAGAGATCGACCTCGAAGGAGGGGAGCAACTCCCGCGCTTCCACCAGGGGGTATTCCTGTTCCTCGAAATAGGGCCTCAGCAGGCAATGCTTGATGTGCTCATAGTCGATGAACTCCTTGAATTCCTCAAGGGTTTCGAGCCTGATGCGGGATTTATTTTTCCCTTTTCTCTTGTAGCCAGGAGCCTGGCTGAATGCTTTTTTCCACATTGGGAGCGGTTCCGGGTCGAGTCAAAGGAGGAGAGGCGTTGGGCCTCATGTGATCATCATATATCTCTATACCCATCTGCCATGAAATACAATGATTAGCGTATTATAATCACATTAAACGCGTTTTGGCGGTCCATGGGCTGATCAAGGGAGTCAAGGAGGGCCCGTCGCGAAACAATGGGCCTGAATTATTGACTCTCTGCCCGCTGTTGGCTACTGTACGCAGGCTTTTGAGGCACAATCGAACCGCACGTTTCCGTGACCAGAGGGGTCGTCATGAAAAAGAAGGATCAATGCCCGCGATCGAAAATAAACGAGCAATATTGTACCTGCACCCATAATTGCGACAAGCACGGTATCTGTTGCGAATGCCTGCACTACCACCGACAGCGGGGTGAATTGCCTGCTTGCTATTTCACCAAGGAAGAGGAAAAGACCTTTAACCGGTCCGTGGAATTCTTCATCCAGCGCAGGTCCTGAGCCCGCGCACCGGGACATCCAGGAGGGCGGTTGCGACCGCCCTTTTTCTTTGAGGAGCAACGCATATGAGTGGTGATTTCGATTCCGCCCGTATCATGGACGGTTTGGCCGCCATCGCAGACAAGGCCGGGGACATCGTCCGGGAGGGCGCGAGCCGAGGGCGGAAGATCCGGCACAAGGGGCGCATAGACCTGGTCACCGAGACCGATGTGGCCGTGGAGACCATGCTCAAGGGCGAGCTGGCCGCGCTCCTGCCGGGATCGGATTTTTTGGCCGAAGAGACAGCCAAGGACACGGAACCCGGTGAGCTGACCTGGATCATCGACCCGGTGGACGGGACCACGAATTTCGCCCACGGCCTGCCCTACGTGGCCAATTCCATCGCCCTGTGGCGCCGCGACCGTGTCGTCCTGGGGATGGTCAACATGCCGCTGCTGGGCGAGCGGTTCACCGCCGTGGAAGGGGTGGGGGCGTTCCTGAACGGCAAGCCCATCCGCGTGACCGGCGAGGCGGACCTGGAACAGTGCGTGCTGGCCACAGGCTTTCCCTACGACATCGACGCCCATCTGGAGGATATCCTGAAAAATCTCCGGACACTGCTGCCTGTGGCCCAGGGCATCCGGCGGGGCGGGGCCGCGGCCGTGGACCTGGCGTTCGTCGCCTGCGGACGGCTGGACGGTTTCTACGAGCGTGCTCTGAACCCCTGGGACACGGCGGCCGGGCTGCTGCTTGTCAATGAGGCGGGGGGCCACGTGACCGAATACGACGCGGCCGCGCCGTACACCTTCAAGTCGCGCAGCATTCTGGCCAGCAATGGCCGAATTCACGGGGAACTGAGCGGATTGCTGATGTGGGACTAGGCCGGGACCAGGAGGCCGGATTCCCAGAGAATGACGAGGTTGGGCGTGAGCAACTCCCGGAATTCCTTGATCAGACAGGTCAGTTCTTCCCGCGAATAGTAGAATCCCTCGGAGGCCGCATCGCTGTTGGGCATCACAGGCAGGGTGTTTTTGGTCACTTCGAACAGGGAGACGTGTTCGAAGCCGGTCTCGGGCCCGGCGGGCAGCTCCCGGACGAGTTGGGGATGGTCGATCTCCAGGTTCAGTTCATCCTTGAGAGCGCGCGTCGCCGCATCGAAGGCGGATTCGCCGGCCCGGGGGTGTGTGCGGGCGGAAATGTCCCAGCGGCCGGGGAAGAACTGTTTGTTCGGGTTGCGTTTTTGCAGGAAGATCTTTTTTTCGGGGTTGAAGACGAGCACCTGGACCGAGCGGTGCATCAGCAATTGGCGGTGCACGCTCCGCTTGGAGAGTACGGCCAGCGGGCGATTGTTCCGGTCTATGACTTCGACCAGGTGATCCGTGTCGCGTTCGAGGGCTTCTTGATGAGAGTTCATAAACGCAGGCTCTTTTGTTTGTCTTGCAAACTCTGTATACACGTAATGTTACTACATATCCAGCCCCATGTGGCTGCGGAGGCGCGATGAAGGACGAGGTGGTCGAGTTGGGGGAACCGGATGTCCGGGAGCTCATGGAACTCGAAGCGCTGTGCTTTGCCTACCACTGGACCAGAGAGCAGTTCCTGCTCGGGCTGGAAGGGGAGGTGTTCAAAGTGATCGGCGTACGTCGTGACGACATCCTCGTGGGATACATGGCGTTTTCTCTCATCGCGGATGAGATGGAGGTTCTCAACCTGGCCGTGCACCCCGAGTACAGGCGGCAGGGGGTGGGAGAGGCGCTGTTATCCAGGAGCTTCGAGATGTGCGTGGCGAACGGCACCACTAAAAGTTTTCTGGATGTAAAGGTCTCCAATGATCCGGCCTTGGCTTTGTATCGCAAGTTCGGGTACAAGAAGATTGGCGTGAGGAAGAAATATTACCCGGACACCAGGGAAGACGCACTGTTGCTCCGGTACGATTTTAAACAATACGAAGGGTGAGGTTCTGCCGTATGCTGTTTATCGATCAGGTTGATATCGCAGGGAAAAAAATGCTGTTCAGGGTGGACTTCAACGTTCCCATCGAGGACGGCGTCATCACCGACGACAACCGTATTCGCGCGGCGCTGCCGACCATCCAATACGCCCTGGACAAAGGGGCCTCGGTCATCCTCTGTGCGCATCTGGGCAAGCCCAAGGGCAAGGTCGTGCCCGAGCTTTCCCTGGGGCCGGTGGCCAACCGCACCGGCGAACTGCTCGGCAAGGGCGTGGCCCTGGTGCCGGGCCGCATCGGCGACCAGGCCGTGAAGATGGCCGCCGACTTGGCGCCGGGCCAGGTGATCATGCTCGACAACCTGCGTTTCAACCCCGAGGAGACCGGCAAGACGCCGGAGGAACGGGGCGATTTCGGCAAGCTGCTGGCCTCCCTGGCCGACGTCTACGTCAATGACGCCTTCGGCGTGGCCCACCGCGAAAACGCCTCGGTGGTGGACGTACCCAAGTTCGCCAAGGTCTGCTGTGCCGGGTTCCTGCTCAAACGCGAATACGAATATCTCGGCGAGGCCCTGAAGAATCCCAAGCGGCCCTACGTCTGCGTCTCCGGCGGCGCAAAAGTTTCCACCAAGTTGGGAATATTGAACAATCTTCTCGGCAAGGTGGACGACATCATCATCGGCGGGGCCATGGCCAACACTTTCCTGCTGGCCCAGGGCTACGACGTGGGCCTGTCCCTGGTGGAACCTGACCTTGTCGACGCGGCGGCCGATATCATGGCCAAGGCCAAGTCCAAGGGCTCGGTGCTGCATCTGCCCGTGGATTTCCGCTACGCTAAGACCCCCAAGGCCAAGCAGGCCGAAGGGGTGTGCACGGCCAAGACCATCCCGTCGGACGCCCTAGTCCTGGACATCGGCCCCGAGACCATCACCAATTTCGTGGCCATCCTCAAGCGGGCCAAGACCGTTGTCTGGAACGGGCCCATGGGACTGTTCGAGACCACGGCCTTTGCCAAGGGCTCGCTGGCGGTCTGCAAGGCCATCGCCGATCTGGACAATGCCCTGACCATTGTGGGCGGCGGTGACACGGATGCGGTGGTACATATGATGCAACTTGATGAAAAATTTAGCTTTATTTCGACGGGTGGCGGTTCTTTCCTGGAATTCCTCGAAGGCAAGGAGCTTCCGGCCTTCAAAGCCCTAAAGGAGTGCATGAACAAATGAAAAAGTTGATGGCAGCCAACTGGAAGATGTACAAGACCTGGGACGAGGCCGAGTCCACGGCGGAAGAACTGGTCGGCCTAGCCGCGGACAAGCTCCCGGCGGACCGCGAAGTGCTGATCTTCCCGCCTTTCACTGCACTCAAGGCAGTGGGCGACGTCTTTGGCCCGGTGGCCGGCTTCTCGGTCGGCGGCCAGGACTATTATATAAAAGAAGAGGGCGCCTTCACCGGGGAGATCGCCCCTAAGATGCTCAAGGACGCGGGCGCTTCCTTCGGCCTGACCGGCCATTCCGAGCGCCGGCACGTTCTGGGCGAGGACGATGCGCTCGTGGGCGCCAAGACCGCCTATGGATTGCAGGAAGGACTCAAGGTCGTGTTGTGCATCGGTGAGATCATCGAAGAGCGCAAGACAGGCCGCGTTCACGAGGTGCTTGAGCGCCAGTTGCGGGCCGGCCTCGAAAACGTGCCCAGAGACATCGAGCCCGAGCGTTTGTCCGTGGCTTACGAACCCGTCTGGGCGATCGGGACCGGCGAAGTGGCCGGGCCGACGGAAATTGTCGAGGCGCACGATTTCATCCGGAAAATTCTTGTTTCCATCTTTGGTGAAAAAGCTAATGAAATGAGGATATTGTACGGCGGAAGCGTCAAGCCGAGCAACTGCTCGGAAATTATTGCGCTTGACAATGTCGATGGAGTATTGGTAGGAGGCGCGAGCTTGCAGGGACAAAGCTTCAGCGAGATCGTACTGGCTTGATTTTGCAAGCGGAAAGAAGTTTTAAGAAAAGGGATTAATTGTGGAAACCATAGTCATAGTCATCCATGTTTTGGCTTGCATCTTTTTGATCGGCGCTGTAATGCTTCAGTCCGGTCACGAGGGGATGGGAGTCATCTTCGGCGGCGGCAGCAGCACGATGTTCGGCAGCACCGGCGCCGGCGGTCTCCTGGTAAAGGTAACCGCAGGACTTGCAACGGTTTTCCTGCTCACTTCCCTCGGATACAACATCCTGTCCGGGAACAAGATCGCCAGCCAGGACTCCATCATGCTGCAGCAGAACGCGCCTGCGGCGGAGACCACGGCCCCGGCCGAACCGGCCAAGCCCGGAGTGACCTTCAAGGATACCGGAGACGACGCCAAGAACCAATAGGTTCAACGCATATCGTGCCGAGGTGGTGGAATTGGTAGACACGCTGTCTTGAGGGGGCAGTGGAAGAAATTCCGTGGGGGTTCGAATCCCCCCCTCGGCACCACGAAATCAAAAGGGTTGTAGCTAACAAGCTGCAACCCTTCCTCTTTTTATTCAAAGAGATGTATGTTGCCGGTGCGGATCAGGCGGTCCGCATCACTTCCCGGCACCATGTCAGGAGCATGGCGAAGCGCTCCCTTTCGGAGCGGTCGGCCGTCCGGTCGGGCCGCTCCAGGCTCGCCTCGACGATGTCCCTGTCCGCGCCGTCCAGTTCCGCGAGCAGTTCCCGTTTGCTCGCGCAGAACCGCCCCGAATCCAGGTAGTGGACCACCAGCATGAGGAAAAAGGCCGATTTGCAGGCCTCCTTCAGAATGGTGGGCCTGGCCTCCGCGTCGGCATACAGGTAGCTGTGGGTCAGCAGGTGGAGCAGGGTGGAAGCGCCGGTCTTTGCGCCGTACCGTACGTCCTCGCGGGTTACTGGCGGCAGGAAGTCCTCCAGCCTGCCGAAATGATCGGCCGTATCCTTCGCAAAGGCGAACAGTTCGTGGGGCGGCCAGGCGGAAAACTCCCGGACGCCGCAGAGGAACCCGCATGCCTTGCGCCCCTCGGGCATGGCGAGGACGATCCCCCGGTACATGTCGAGGTCGTCCAGTTCGACCGTGTCCAGCAGAACGACGAGGTCGATGTCGCTCGTTTCCGTGGCCTCTTCCCGGCGGTAGCTGCCCTGCAACCCGAGATATCGCAGCCGGGGGCCGAAAGCAGCTTGCAGGCGGGGGAGGACTTCGGCCATCCAGGTTCGCGCTTCGATCATGTCATACTCCTTGAGGGTTGCGTGAACCGGAGGTGTACCAGTTGCCGCCCGCCGATGCCAGCCCGCCCACGGGGTAAAGGAGCAGGGAAGGCGGCTCTACTCCTTGGAGGGCTCGCGGGCTCCGTGAGACTTGAGATACTCCACGACATCAATGAGCCTCTGTTTAATTTCCCCTCTTGGTTGGCGTTTGTTGCCGAGTCGACTCAAAGCGAGGTCGAGCGGCGTCTGGCCGCGCTTGTCCAGCGCGTTGATATCCGCTCCGGCGTCGATAAGCTCGGCGCAGGTCTCCGGTTGGGCGTTCAGAGCGGCTTGGTGCAGGGGGGTATTGCCACCCTGGTCCCGGGCCATGACGTCCGCGCCCTGTTTGATCAGGTATTCGGTCGCCTCCTTTCTGCCGCTCATTGCGGCGCTGAAGAGGGGCGTCATGCCCAGACGGTCTGGCTCGTCCACCGCATATCCCTTGCTCACCAGCAGTTTGAGCGTGGACATCTCGTTGGTCCTGGCCGCGAGGTGCATGGCCGTTTTGCCGAACTGGTCCTTTTGCGCTCCGTCCGCGCCGGCTTTCAGCAGCAGGTCGACCATGTCGGGATACCGCTTTTTGACCGCGACCTGGAGGGAGGATACGCCGCCGGGGCCGGTTGCGTTGATATCGGCCCCGTGGGCCAAAAGCAGATGGGAGGTCTCGATGTTGTGTTCGGCCACGGCAATGAAGAACGGGCTCATCTTGGCCCTGCCCTGGAGGTTCACATCCGCGCCGGAGGCGATGAGCAGCGGGGCCACTCGGCTGTCGGGTTTGAAGGCCGCGTAGGCGAGGGCGGTCAGGCCCATGCCGGAGGCCTTATCGACGTCTGCCCCGGCTTCAATCAGGACTTTTGCCGCGTCATACCAATCCAGGCTGGCCGCCCGTTGGAGCGGGGTGTCGAGCTTTCCCATCTGATTGGGTTTCGCGCCGTATTGCAGGAGGTACTTGATGACTTCGGGCCGATTCTTCTGAGTCGCCGAATGCAGGGGATAGCCCCACTGGCTATCCGAAATGTTCGGGTCCGCGCCCGCCTCAAGCAGCAGGATTATAGTAGATAACCGGCCCTCATTAACCGCATAGGCGAGCGGAGTCTTCTGGTAATTGTCCAATCGGTTCGGGTCCGCGCCCGTTTTGAGCAGGGTTCTTACCTCCTCCAAGTCGAAGCCGCTCTGGGCGGCGTGATGGAGGGGGTATTTCTGCTTTTTCCTCTCCGGGCGGCGCAAGGGTTGGTTCGAGGCCAGCCGGGCTCTGTCCGCCCCGTTCGCAACCAATATTTCGGCCATGGCCGTGAAGCCGTTCATGGCCGCCACCTGCAACGGTGTCCCGTACCGTCCCGGAGTGTTCAGATCGGCGCCGTGCCGTATCAGATGCTCCATGATGGCCACCCGGTTGGTGCGTACGGCCTCGTGTACCGCCGTCTGGCCGGACTGATTCGGAATGTTCGGGTCGGCCCCGGCGTCCAGCAGCAGGAGAATGCAGGAACTCTCGACCCGGCCGATGCCGAGGCAGAGCGGGGTGTTTCCCTGTTTGTCGCGGACGTCGAGGTCGGGCTTGCGCTCCAATAGGACGCGAAGGGCCTCCAAGGCCGGGGCCCCGTGTGCCGTGAAGGCCGCGTGCAGCGGGGTGATTCCGTTGCCGCTGGCCGCGTTGATATCCGCACCGGCCTCCATGAGGACCATCATATTCGCGGCGCGACCCTCCCTGGCGGCCGCAAGCAACGGCGTGGCGCCGTTCTTGTTGCGCGCGTCCACCTCGGCGCCTGCCCGAAGCAAGGCGCGGCAGATGTCCGGAGTGCCCCAGGCGGCGGCAATGTGCAGCGGAGTGTTGGCGTTCTTGTCCCGTTCACGGGGATCGGCTCCGTCTGCCAGCGCCTCCCATACGGGCCGCGCGTCCAGGGAGCGGGAGAGTTCGATCAGGGTTTTTCCCTGTGCGGTGGAGGGCAGGAGCGTCAGGCAAAACAGACAGACCGGAATCAGATACCGTACGCAAGCAGCTAGATTCATGGAAGGTTTCTCCCGGAGATTGTGGGGAAACAGCCTGAGCAACCTTTGCGTACCAAGATACTATGTCTTTGTATATCGGTTTATCCCGAAGAAATGGTCGGGTGCCGCGCATCGCGCCGCCGGCAAGCGTTGGATATGGA
It encodes the following:
- a CDS encoding DUF6485 family protein; the encoded protein is MKKKDQCPRSKINEQYCTCTHNCDKHGICCECLHYHRQRGELPACYFTKEEEKTFNRSVEFFIQRRS
- a CDS encoding inositol monophosphatase family protein; translation: MSGDFDSARIMDGLAAIADKAGDIVREGASRGRKIRHKGRIDLVTETDVAVETMLKGELAALLPGSDFLAEETAKDTEPGELTWIIDPVDGTTNFAHGLPYVANSIALWRRDRVVLGMVNMPLLGERFTAVEGVGAFLNGKPIRVTGEADLEQCVLATGFPYDIDAHLEDILKNLRTLLPVAQGIRRGGAAAVDLAFVACGRLDGFYERALNPWDTAAGLLLVNEAGGHVTEYDAAAPYTFKSRSILASNGRIHGELSGLLMWD
- a CDS encoding NUDIX hydrolase, with protein sequence MNSHQEALERDTDHLVEVIDRNNRPLAVLSKRSVHRQLLMHRSVQVLVFNPEKKIFLQKRNPNKQFFPGRWDISARTHPRAGESAFDAATRALKDELNLEIDHPQLVRELPAGPETGFEHVSLFEVTKNTLPVMPNSDAASEGFYYSREELTCLIKEFRELLTPNLVILWESGLLVPA
- the rimI gene encoding ribosomal protein S18-alanine N-acetyltransferase; this translates as MKDEVVELGEPDVRELMELEALCFAYHWTREQFLLGLEGEVFKVIGVRRDDILVGYMAFSLIADEMEVLNLAVHPEYRRQGVGEALLSRSFEMCVANGTTKSFLDVKVSNDPALALYRKFGYKKIGVRKKYYPDTREDALLLRYDFKQYEG
- a CDS encoding phosphoglycerate kinase, with product MLFIDQVDIAGKKMLFRVDFNVPIEDGVITDDNRIRAALPTIQYALDKGASVILCAHLGKPKGKVVPELSLGPVANRTGELLGKGVALVPGRIGDQAVKMAADLAPGQVIMLDNLRFNPEETGKTPEERGDFGKLLASLADVYVNDAFGVAHRENASVVDVPKFAKVCCAGFLLKREYEYLGEALKNPKRPYVCVSGGAKVSTKLGILNNLLGKVDDIIIGGAMANTFLLAQGYDVGLSLVEPDLVDAAADIMAKAKSKGSVLHLPVDFRYAKTPKAKQAEGVCTAKTIPSDALVLDIGPETITNFVAILKRAKTVVWNGPMGLFETTAFAKGSLAVCKAIADLDNALTIVGGGDTDAVVHMMQLDEKFSFISTGGGSFLEFLEGKELPAFKALKECMNK
- the tpiA gene encoding triose-phosphate isomerase, which codes for MKKLMAANWKMYKTWDEAESTAEELVGLAADKLPADREVLIFPPFTALKAVGDVFGPVAGFSVGGQDYYIKEEGAFTGEIAPKMLKDAGASFGLTGHSERRHVLGEDDALVGAKTAYGLQEGLKVVLCIGEIIEERKTGRVHEVLERQLRAGLENVPRDIEPERLSVAYEPVWAIGTGEVAGPTEIVEAHDFIRKILVSIFGEKANEMRILYGGSVKPSNCSEIIALDNVDGVLVGGASLQGQSFSEIVLA
- the secG gene encoding preprotein translocase subunit SecG; this translates as METIVIVIHVLACIFLIGAVMLQSGHEGMGVIFGGGSSTMFGSTGAGGLLVKVTAGLATVFLLTSLGYNILSGNKIASQDSIMLQQNAPAAETTAPAEPAKPGVTFKDTGDDAKNQ
- a CDS encoding nucleotidyltransferase domain-containing protein, whose amino-acid sequence is MIEARTWMAEVLPRLQAAFGPRLRYLGLQGSYRREEATETSDIDLVVLLDTVELDDLDMYRGIVLAMPEGRKACGFLCGVREFSAWPPHELFAFAKDTADHFGRLEDFLPPVTREDVRYGAKTGASTLLHLLTHSYLYADAEARPTILKEACKSAFFLMLVVHYLDSGRFCASKRELLAELDGADRDIVEASLERPDRTADRSERERFAMLLTWCREVMRTA
- a CDS encoding ankyrin repeat domain-containing protein, whose protein sequence is MNLAACVRYLIPVCLFCLTLLPSTAQGKTLIELSRSLDARPVWEALADGADPRERDKNANTPLHIAAAWGTPDICRALLRAGAEVDARNKNGATPLLAAAREGRAANMMVLMEAGADINAASGNGITPLHAAFTAHGAPALEALRVLLERKPDLDVRDKQGNTPLCLGIGRVESSCILLLLDAGADPNIPNQSGQTAVHEAVRTNRVAIMEHLIRHGADLNTPGRYGTPLQVAAMNGFTAMAEILVANGADRARLASNQPLRRPERKKQKYPLHHAAQSGFDLEEVRTLLKTGADPNRLDNYQKTPLAYAVNEGRLSTIILLLEAGADPNISDSQWGYPLHSATQKNRPEVIKYLLQYGAKPNQMGKLDTPLQRAASLDWYDAAKVLIEAGADVDKASGMGLTALAYAAFKPDSRVAPLLIASGADVNLQGRAKMSPFFIAVAEHNIETSHLLLAHGADINATGPGGVSSLQVAVKKRYPDMVDLLLKAGADGAQKDQFGKTAMHLAARTNEMSTLKLLVSKGYAVDEPDRLGMTPLFSAAMSGRKEATEYLIKQGADVMARDQGGNTPLHQAALNAQPETCAELIDAGADINALDKRGQTPLDLALSRLGNKRQPRGEIKQRLIDVVEYLKSHGAREPSKE